CTAATAGACATAAGGATAAAAATAAAATAACCTCATGTTGGAAATGCCGCCTCTTCCCGATATTTACACAAAGGATGAATTTGCACAGGTTATGCTTAATGCCTACATTTGAACCTCCCAAAAATAAACGGGAACGCGGAGCAGAACTTCAAAGCATAAAGCCTATGGCAGACTTACAATTCAGGGATGCAACGTATGCCGATTTGACAATCATTGTTGAGATTTACAACTCTACCATTGCTTCACGCATGGTCACTGCTGACACGGAACCGGTGACTGTGGAAAGCAGACAAAAATGGTTTGATGAACATCAACCGGACAAAAGACCTCTTTGGATGGTGGAGGATGAACAGCGGCAAACGATCGGGTGGGTGAGTTTTCAATCCTTTTATGGACGGCCTGCCTACGATGCAACCGTCGAAATCAGCATCTATCTGGACGCAGTTCACCGGGGAAAAGGACTGGGAAAGGAAATCCTCCGTTACTGCATTGAAAAAGCGCCGGACTTTGGCGTCAGGACATTGCTCGCGTTTATATTCTCCCATAACGAACCCAGTTTGCAATTGTTCCGGCATTTCGGATTTGAAGAGTGGGCTCTCCTGCCCAACATTGCCAACCTTGACGGTCAGGAAAGAGGATTGATCATTCTGGGAAAACGGATTGACTGAGGAGAATGGGCTGTTGCAAGTGTGGCGGATTAAAAAATAAATGATGGACGAATAAAACGGATGAAGCATTATAAAGCGGAAATATGGGATAAGATACAAAAAGGCTTTGAAGCATTTAATGATCATTGCTTGCACGGGGTTATTCGCTTTGAAGGATTCCTGGATATGGAGGCATTACGCAAAGCGATTTGGCAGACAAGCATTCTTGTCCCGATCATTCGTTGCCGGTTTGTAACCGATGAGAAGCATGCCCGGTGGGAAGAGATGGATCAATGTACGACAGATGATTTATTTTCCATTATAGAAGTTCATCTTTCCGGATTAGAAGCTGAGAAACGTATCGAATCCATCATGACGCAAAAGATTGATGAGACTACCGGCCCCCAACTGTCTGTTACACTTTTGCGTAACAACGGTCATGGTGATGATACGCTTAGTGTTATGCTCAACCACATGGTTTGCGATGGCGCGGGGTTCAAACAATTCCTCTACTTATTATGCCATCAATACAATCTGGCAATGAGTGGAGAAAAAGATACAAAGGACTACGCTTACCTTCTTCAGAGATCAGATCGACAGGTTTATGCAGATTTGACCATTAAGGATTACCGGAAAGTTATTACAGCGCCTTTTTATTTGGAAAAACAATCTCCAATGATTCGCATCCCTTTCGGCAATGAATGCCAGCCAATGCATCCCCATATTCTTATTCGTACGGTTTCGGAAGAAGAGTTGAAGCATCTGGTAGCCTTTGCTAAAACAAACTGCTGTACCCTGAATGACTTGTTTATGGCAGCCGTATACAGGACTATCGATCATGAACTGGAAATTTCGGGTTCTCTTCCTGTCATTCTTTCCTGTCCGATAGATTTACGTCGATATATTAAGGATAAACAACATATTGG
The sequence above is drawn from the Microbacter margulisiae genome and encodes:
- a CDS encoding GNAT family N-acetyltransferase; this encodes MADLQFRDATYADLTIIVEIYNSTIASRMVTADTEPVTVESRQKWFDEHQPDKRPLWMVEDEQRQTIGWVSFQSFYGRPAYDATVEISIYLDAVHRGKGLGKEILRYCIEKAPDFGVRTLLAFIFSHNEPSLQLFRHFGFEEWALLPNIANLDGQERGLIILGKRID